Within the Bacillus pumilus genome, the region TGTAAAAGGGACCATTGATTATGTGTGCCCGCAATATGTTGTCATAGAAAACGGCGGAGTGGGATATCAAGTCTATAGCCCAAACCCGTTTATCTATCAAATCAATAAACAAGAAACGATTTATACGTATCATTACATAAAGGAAGACGCTTTCTCGTTATATGGATTTCAAACACGAGAAGAAAAAGCGCTGTTCACAAAACTGTTAAATGTCACAGGGATTGGGCCGAAGGGGGCTCTAGCGATTCTTGCTTCCGGTGATCCTGGCGCTGTGATCTCAGCGATAGAACGTGAAGATGAAGCGTTCCTGATTAAGTTCCCTGGCGTTGGCAAAAAGACAGCTCGCCAAATCATTCTCGATCTAAAAGGAAAGCTAGCGGATGTTGTTCCTGAAATGATTGGCAATCTATTTAATCACGAGGACCATATTCAGGTCGAAACGCAGCAAACGGCATTAGACGAAGCGCTTGAAGCCTTAAGTGTTCTTGGATACGGTGATCGCGAAATTAAAAAGGTATATCCATTGTTAAAAGAAGAAAAGAATCTCACAACCGATCAATATGTGAAAAAAGCTTTACAAAAAATGTTGAAATAGGGTGATGTCTCATGGATGAACGGCTCGTCTCAACTGAAGCAGACAACCATGAATCAGCCATTGAGCAAAGTCTGCGGCCTCAGACACTTAGCCAATATATCGGTCAGCAAAAAGTTAAGGATAACCTCAGTGTGTTTATTGAAGCTGCCCGTATGAGGCAGGAAACGCTCGATCACGTCCTCTTATACGGACCGCCCGGACTCGGGAAAACGACGCTTGCGTCAATTATTGCCAATGAAATGAATGTTCAGCTGCGTACAACATCTGGACCAGCGATTGAACGTCCTGGTGATTTGGCGGCGATTTTAACGTCTCTTGAGCCAGGTGATGTGTTGTTTATAGATGAAATTCATCGCTTGCAGCGTTCAATTGAGGAAGTACTTTATCCAGCAATGGAGGATTTTTGTTTAGATATCGTCATTGGCAAAGGAGATACAGCGCGCTCTGTACGGCTTGATTTACCGCCATTTACACTTGTAGGTGCTACAACCCGTGTTGGACTTTTAACAGCGCCGCTTCGTGACAGGTTTGGGGTACATGCAAGATTGGAATACTATGAGCAAAGAGATTTGGCTCACATTGTTTCAAGAACAGCAGAGCTGTTCGAGATTGGAATTGATCTTCGCTCAGCCGAAGAGATCGCAAGACGTTCCCGCGGTACGCCGAGGGTTGCCAATCGTCTACTCAGAAGAGTAAGAGATTTTGCCCAGGTGCTTGGAAATCATTCGATTACCGAGGACATTGCGGAAGATGCCCTTGAGCGCCTTCAAGTCGACAAGCTTGGTCTTGATCATATCGATCATAAGCTGCTTTTAAGTATGATTGAAAAATTTAGAGGCGGTCCTGTTGGGCTTGACACAATCTCAGCGACAATTGGAGAAGAATCACATACGATTGAAGATGTGTACGAACCGTATTTACTGCAAATTGGTTTCCTACAAAGAACACCAAGAGGACGAGTCGTCACAAGAGAAGCGTATGAACACTTTCAAATGGAGGTTCCGATTCGTGACTGAATTCCCTAAAATATTGATGATTTTAGGTGGTGTCCTTTTTGCCGCAGGGTTAGTATTTCAATTGGTTGGTAAGCTTCCAGGTGATATTTTTGTGAAAAAAGGAAATGTGACCTTCTTTTTTCCTGTGATCACCTGCATTGTCATTAGCATCGTGCTCACGATATTACTGAATATCTTTGGACGGATGAAATAACGTTAACTAGTTAACTACAGAATAGGTGAAGGAAATGAAGTTAGAACTATTTGATTTTGATTTACCAGAAAGATTAATTGCACAAGTACCGCTTGAAAAACGTGACGCATCAAGACTGATGGTCTTAAACAAACAAACGGGTGAAGTGACACACGATACATTCTCACAAATTACCGATTATTTTCAAACGGGTGATTGCCTCGTTTTAAATAATACACGCGTTCTGCCGGCACGGTTGTTTGGAATGAAAGAGGATACAGGTGCAAAAGTTGAACTTCTTCTCTTAAAACAAGAGGAAGGAGACAAATGGGAAACACTTGTGAAACCAGCCAAACGAGTGAAAAAAGGAACAGTGATCACATTTGGTGATGGACGGCTTCAAGCGGTATGTACAGAAGAATTAGAACATGGCGGCAGAAAAGTTGAGTTTCAGTATACTGGCATTTTTTATGAAGTCCTTGAATCTCTTGGGGAAATGCCGCTACCTCCTTATATTAAAGAACAGCTTGACGATCGTGAACGCTATCAAACGGTGTATTCAAAAGAGGTCGGCTCCGCTGCTGCTCCAACTGCTGGTCTTCACTTTACAAACGAGCTGCTGGATGCGCTGAAAGAAAAGGGTGTGCACATCGCATTCATTACTCTGCATGTGGGACTTGGTACTTTCCGTCCGGTCAGTGCAGATCGTATTGAAGAACACGAAATGCACGCAGAGTTTTACGAAATGAATGAAGAAACAGCGGCTGAGCTTAATCGCGTTCGCAAGGAAGGCGGGCGGATTATTTCAGTGGGGACAACGTCAACAAGAACGCTCGAAACCATTGCAAGTGCGCATGATGGCGAATTCAAAGCGTCAAGCGGCTGGACGTCAATCTTTATTTACCCAGGCTATACATTCAAGGCAATTGATGGCATGATCACGAATTTTCATCTGCCAAAATCCTCGTTAATCATGCTTGTCAGTGCATTAGCTGGGCGAGAGCATGTCCTAAAGGCATACAATGAAGCTGTAAAAGAGGAATATCGCTTCTTCAGCTTTGGCGATGCCATGCTGATTCAATAACATCATACAACAAAGACAGGAGGGCTCATTTTGTCGCAATTACCGAT harbors:
- the ruvA gene encoding Holliday junction branch migration protein RuvA, giving the protein MIEFVKGTIDYVCPQYVVIENGGVGYQVYSPNPFIYQINKQETIYTYHYIKEDAFSLYGFQTREEKALFTKLLNVTGIGPKGALAILASGDPGAVISAIEREDEAFLIKFPGVGKKTARQIILDLKGKLADVVPEMIGNLFNHEDHIQVETQQTALDEALEALSVLGYGDREIKKVYPLLKEEKNLTTDQYVKKALQKMLK
- the ruvB gene encoding Holliday junction branch migration DNA helicase RuvB: MDERLVSTEADNHESAIEQSLRPQTLSQYIGQQKVKDNLSVFIEAARMRQETLDHVLLYGPPGLGKTTLASIIANEMNVQLRTTSGPAIERPGDLAAILTSLEPGDVLFIDEIHRLQRSIEEVLYPAMEDFCLDIVIGKGDTARSVRLDLPPFTLVGATTRVGLLTAPLRDRFGVHARLEYYEQRDLAHIVSRTAELFEIGIDLRSAEEIARRSRGTPRVANRLLRRVRDFAQVLGNHSITEDIAEDALERLQVDKLGLDHIDHKLLLSMIEKFRGGPVGLDTISATIGEESHTIEDVYEPYLLQIGFLQRTPRGRVVTREAYEHFQMEVPIRD
- a CDS encoding DUF2905 domain-containing protein, translated to MTEFPKILMILGGVLFAAGLVFQLVGKLPGDIFVKKGNVTFFFPVITCIVISIVLTILLNIFGRMK
- the queA gene encoding tRNA preQ1(34) S-adenosylmethionine ribosyltransferase-isomerase QueA, which gives rise to MKLELFDFDLPERLIAQVPLEKRDASRLMVLNKQTGEVTHDTFSQITDYFQTGDCLVLNNTRVLPARLFGMKEDTGAKVELLLLKQEEGDKWETLVKPAKRVKKGTVITFGDGRLQAVCTEELEHGGRKVEFQYTGIFYEVLESLGEMPLPPYIKEQLDDRERYQTVYSKEVGSAAAPTAGLHFTNELLDALKEKGVHIAFITLHVGLGTFRPVSADRIEEHEMHAEFYEMNEETAAELNRVRKEGGRIISVGTTSTRTLETIASAHDGEFKASSGWTSIFIYPGYTFKAIDGMITNFHLPKSSLIMLVSALAGREHVLKAYNEAVKEEYRFFSFGDAMLIQ